The Chloroflexota bacterium sequence AAACGTCCCATCCCGAGGCCGTATCTCGTGCGATCGCCAGCGTGCAGGCCGAGGCGAATCGGGTCGCGGCTCTGAGCGCCCCAACGAATAACTCCCTGCCGGCTGGACCTGCTCAGGATCCGAGCTCGCGCTCGATCATCGCGGCCCCGGACAACGTCGACAGCGTCGCCGCGCCTGATACGGACGCGCGCATCCAGGACTCGGTGTCGAGCGGGAGCAAAAATTCCCTGCTGGCGCCGCGGCCGGCGAGCGGGTTCACACGGATTGGCGGGGCGAACCTCCCCGCGAGCGAGGCCGGCGTGGACGCGCTTTCCGGAGCGTCTTCGAGTGCTCCATCCGGTACGTTCGTTCCCATTGATCCGTCGTCGACGTCGACCCCGTCGGCCGCAAGCGCGACAGCGACACCGCGCTCGCCGGCGGCGCAGTCGACCGGTACTGCCTCCGGTGTGGCGTCGCCAACGCCCACCCGCGCTGGCTCGCCGGCGTCGGTCGATCCGTCGCCAGTTCCTGGGCCTCAGCACGGCGGCGGAAGCTCCGGCGCCTCCGGCGGATCCGTTGGTGCGCCTGGTGGTCCGTTCACGCAGATTCCATCCCGCTAGGGTCTCGACCGTGGCGCTCGCCACGCGTCGTCGATACGAATTTCGCTACTCGGACAGCGGGTGGACGCCCCTGGTGTCTGCCGGTTAACCTTTAGCGCGCCGATCAACCCCCCGGAGGAAGCGTGCCCTTTTCCCTCCCGTTTCGCCGCGATCAACGCAGAGAAGAGCTGGAACGCGCCCGCCAGAGGATCACCCAGCTTCGGTTGGAGATCGAACGCCTCGCGTCGGCACCGCCGGCAACCTCGCTCGAGGGCGACGGAACAGACCCGTATCGATCCGTCCAACGATTGCGGGAATCCATGGTGCACGATGAGCTCATCAGCCGGCGAGAAGAGCTCGAAGATCTCGTCGCTCGTGAAGCCGAGCTACGAAGAGTCCTCCGTCTCCCACCGGAATCGCCCGTCCCAGCCGGCCCCCGGCCCGTTGGTGCCGCGCAGGAACCGGAGCGCCTGTCCGCAGCCGCGGCTCCGACAGCGGCCGAGCCTGCCACCGCCGTTCGTGCCGCCCCTCGCGTGCCGCCCGCGGTGCAGGCCCCCGCCCCGCATACACCAAAGGCCGGGGTCGTACGAGTCGCGCGCCCATCGCAGCCAGCTCGGGCCGCCGAGCCCGAGAAACCGCCGCGCGCGCCAATCCGCGTGGGGTTCATCCTTGGGCACCTCGTGCGCGTGGTTCTGGCCCTCATCGCCATCGCGGTAGTTGCAGGGCTCGCGCTCGTCCTGAGCGGCATAATGGAGATCGACCCCAGCCGTTATCCCGGTCCGCTGGCCGACCTGGCGCGGCTCATTCCTGCCAAGCTCGTCCAGCTCGTGCGCGAGACGCTGCGGGTCGGCCCCATATCCCGTTAACGCTCGCTGCCGAACCGATGGGGCGGATGCGCGCGGAGGAGGCAGCTTCAAATCAGGCCGCGAAATGTGGGCTTGAAGAAGCTGTGCAAGAAATTGTGTCGATGGGCCCAGCGGTGAGCGAGCTTGAGGACATCCACCGGCAGCAATAGATCGCCCCGGGCAGCGATTTTCAGCGCCTGATAGCCTTTGCCAGCGTCCACCGGCGCGTCGT is a genomic window containing:
- a CDS encoding DUF5667 domain-containing protein → MRRLRAVRAPFRLRSRVLSQIYSGRSTGGIVYLAAIRPRRHHWVTLASRSIAAALIAVLAGYSTLAVSAASLPDSPLYSLKLFVEEVRVATADAEARPQIYVEQAGLRVQESKRLIDGGNFSEAERTVVDAQIKLESARAAARQTSHPEAVSRAIASVQAEANRVAALSAPTNNSLPAGPAQDPSSRSIIAAPDNVDSVAAPDTDARIQDSVSSGSKNSLLAPRPASGFTRIGGANLPASEAGVDALSGASSSAPSGTFVPIDPSSTSTPSAASATATPRSPAAQSTGTASGVASPTPTRAGSPASVDPSPVPGPQHGGGSSGASGGSVGAPGGPFTQIPSR